One Hippoglossus hippoglossus isolate fHipHip1 chromosome 13, fHipHip1.pri, whole genome shotgun sequence genomic window carries:
- the LOC117773029 gene encoding A disintegrin and metalloproteinase with thrombospondin motifs 15-like, which yields MATLIHCLIVFIHFFFYLKQTFCMEVDFFTPERVDLQDDEKHLQMNVFRLTAFKQEFYLRLTPDSSFLALGTLAPESGPLAPNASEAADLRACFYSGDVNTDPDSFAAVSLCKGLHGGFSYKGMEYFISRNRAEDAPVASGYRNYLDRTHVIRRRGRTDAHFGRNFTSRCGVTPDPSFTVSLEKYKHVGELDNDDFTETVLKTLGRSKRFASIPRFVEVLVVADESMATFHGDDLKHYLLTLMSVAARLYKHPSIFNSINIVVVGFMVINEANKGPKVSSNAALTLRNFCSWQKKLNKHNDKHPDYWDTAILFTKQDLCGATTCDTLGMADVGTMCDPKRSCSVIEDDGLPSAFTTAHELGHVFNMPHDNVKACEEVFGKLKDNHMMSPTLIQIDRSRPWSVCSAAIITEFLDRGHGDCLLDQPQRQLSLPDNLPGSSYSLHRQCELAFGPASKPCPYMQPCSKLWCTGKARGQLVCQTRHFPWADGTSCGNGKVCYRGACADKTATMQIKVDGRWGKWGAFGDCSRSCGGGVQLAKRECNNPVPENGGKYCYGLRIKYRSCNLNPCPETGKSFREEQCEAFNGLNLNTNRLGSSVVWVPKYSGISPKDKCKLICRANGTGYFYVLAPKVVDGTPCSPDTSAVCVQGKCIKAGCDGKLDSNKKSDKCGVCGGDNKGCKKVSGLFTKPVHGYNFVVMLPVGASNIDIRQRGYRGMVSDENYLAVKNQHGTYLLNGNYVVSAVERDLLVKGSLLRYSGTSTSIEILRATRPLQEPLTVEVLSVGKMTPPRVRYSFHVSKESKEEKTLKKEERSHKTHNSVLMDSNKVEVKKQAMGKRPVSHWVTGNWDICTVTCGNGFQKRLVQCQSVEGRPAVDCDSTDRPVAVRPCGDPCPMWDVGTWSHCSKSCGRGFKRRPVHCINENGMNLPRDHCSGRRKPQELDLCNLKPC from the exons ATGGCTACACTCATtcattgtttgattgtttttatacattttttcttttatttgaaacaaacattttgcaTGGAGGTCGATTTCTTCACACCCGAACGCGTGGATCTCCAAGATGATGAAAAGCATCTGCAGATGAATGTTTTTCGATTAACTGCGTTCAAACAGGAATTTTACCTCAGACTCACACCGGATTCTAGTTTTCTTGCTCTGGGCACCTTGGCCCCTGAGAGTGGCCCTTTGGCACCTAACGCGTCTGAAGCGGCAGACCTCAGGGCATGTTTCTACTCCGGTGATGTCAACACAGACCCGGACTCATTTGCCGCTGTTAGCCTGTGCAAAGGTCTCCATGGAGGGTTCTCCTATAAGGGAATGGAGTATTTCATCAGTCGAAACAGGGCTGAAGACGCACCAGTCGCGTCTGGATACAGAAACTATTTGGACAGGACGCATGTCATCCGCCGCCGGGGACGCACTGATGCGCACTTCGGCCGCAACTTCACCAGCAGGTGTGGAGTTACACCTGATCCCAGCTTCACCGTCTCCCTGGAGAAATACAAGCATGTGGGCGAACTGGATAATGATGACTTCACTGAAACTGTGTTGAAAACCTTAGGCAGGTCAAAAAGGTTCGCCTCCATCCCCAGGTTTGTGGAGGTGCTGGTGGTGGCAGATGAATCGATGGCTACATTTCACGGGGATGACCTGAAGCACTATCTCCTGACCCTGATGTCAGTAGCAGCCCGGCTCTACAAACACCCCAGCATCTTCAACTCCATTAATATAGTGGTGGTGGGCTTCATGGTGATAAATGAGGCCAACAAGGGACCGAAGGTTTCCAGTAACGCAGCCCTGACTCTGCGCAACTTCTGCTCCTGGCAGAAGAAGTTGAATAAACACAACGACAAGCACCCTGACTACTGGGACACTGCCATACTGTTCACCAAACAG GATCTCTGTGGAGCCACAACCTGCGACACACTGGGGATGGCTGACGTCGGGACCATGTGTGACCCGAAGAGGAGCTGCTCTGTCATCGAGGATGACGGCCTGCCCTCGGCTTTCACCACTGCCCACGAACTAG GCCACGTCTTCAACATGCCCCACGACAATGTGAAGGCATGTGAGGAGGTGTTTGGGAAACTAAAGGACAACCACATGATGTCTCCCACGCTGATTCAGATTGACAGGAGCCGACCCTGGTCTGTTTGCAGCGCAGCCATCATTACTGAGTTCCTGGACAGAGGTCATG GAGACTGTCTGCTGGACCAGCCTCAGAGGCAGCTGTCTCTCCCGGACAACCTGCCTGGCTCCAGCTACAGCCTGCACCGCCAGTGTGAGCTCGCCTTCGGTCCCGCCTCCAAACCCTGCCCATACATGCAGCCCTGCTCCAAACTGTGGTGCACTGGGAAGGCCAGAGGACAGCTGGTCTGTCAAACCCGACACTTTCCCTGGGCGGATGGGACCAGCTGTGGCAACGGCAAGGTCTGCTACAGAGGAGCCTGCGCTGATAAGACTGCCACCATGCAGATCAAG GTGGATGGCCGGTGGGGCAAATGGGGTGCATTTGGAGATTGTTCCCGCAGTTGTGGTGGAGGAGTTCAACTCGCCAAGAGGGAGTGTAACAACCCCGTCCCTGAGAATGGAGGCAAATACTGCTACGGCCTTCGCATCAAATATCGCTCCTGTAACCTCAACCCTTGCCCTGAAACAG gtaAGAGTTTCAGGGAGGAGCAATGTGAGGCGTTCAACGGCCTAAACCTAAACACCAACAGACTGGGTTCCTCTGTGGTGTGGGTTCCCAAATATTCCGGCATCTCTCCCAAGGACAAATGCAAGCTCATCTGCCGTGCTAACGGGACTGGCTACTTCTATGTCCTTGCTCCTAAG GTGGTGGATGGGACGCCCTGCTCTCCTGACACCTCAGCTGTATGTGTTCAGGGAAAATGCATCAAGGCCGGCTGCGATGGCAAGCTGGACTCTAACAAGAAGTCTGACAAGTGTGGCGTGTGTGGCGGGGACAACAAGGGCTGTAAGAAAGTCTCAGGACTCTTCACCAAACCTGT TCATGGCTACAACTTTGTGGTGATGCTGCCAGTGGGAGCCTCCAACATTGACATCCGTCAGCGCGGCTATCGAGGAATGGTCAGCGATGAAAACTACCTAGCAGTAAAGAATCAGCATGGCACGTACCTCCTGAACGGCAACTACGTGGTGTCAGCGGTGGAGCGCGACCTGCTGGTGAAGGGCAGCCTGCTGCGTTACAGCGGCACCTCCACATCTATAGAGATTCTGCGGGCCACCAGACCCTTGCAGGAGCCCCTGACTGTGGAGGTACTCTCTGTGGGGAAGATGACTCCACCCAGGGTGCGCTACTCTTTCCACGTCTCCAAGGAGAGCAAGGAGGAAAAAACcctgaagaaagaggagagaagccACAAAACACATAACAGCGTCCTGATGGACAGCAACAAAGTAGAAGTTAAGAAGCAAGCGATGGGGAAGAGGCCAGTTAGTCACTGGGTGACAGGAAATTGGGATATATGCACAGTGACCTGTGGCAATGGTTTTCAGAAGAGGCTGGTGCAGTGCCAGAGTGTGGAGGGGCGTCCTGCAGTGGACTGTGACAGCACTGACAGGCCTGTAGCTGTGAGACCATGCGGGGATCCATGCCCCATGTGGGATGTAGGTACCTGGTCTCACTGCTCCAAGTCCTGTGGAAGGGGCTTTAAAAGGCGGCCGGTGCACTGCATAAACGAGAATGGTATGAATCTACCCAGGGACCACTGCTCTGGACGGAGGAAGCCTCAGGAACTGGATCTCTGCAACCTAAAGCCATGTTAG